Proteins encoded by one window of Luteimonas yindakuii:
- the murJ gene encoding murein biosynthesis integral membrane protein MurJ: MSAPDPSAAAPSPGEPSRGRRGGLLRSTAVFSAMTLLSRIAGFARDMLQATLFGTGGAMSAFIVAYRVPNFLRRVFAEGSMAMAFVPVLNEIRERDDRAALKSFIDHMAGALCAVVLVVCAIGMLAAPLIARLFAPGWADQPELLQQTAQMLRITFPYLLFISMMSLAASILNSTGRFGLPAFTPVLHNLTMIAAMLWLAPRFEVPPVGLAWGVLAAGVLQLALLWPSLGRLGLRPRLRPGFGHPEVRKVGRLMLPTLFSSSVAQVNLIVGTAFASVLAAGSVDWLYYSDRLIEFPLGLFGVALGTVILPHLSRRHAAEDASGYNGALDWGLRMALLAGVPAGLGLLLLAEPITATVYNYGQFSAFDTRMAAVSLSAMSLGVPAFMLTKVLAPAFYARQDTKTPMRAAIWTVVANIVLTAAITTPLWLGRVDGAHGGIALATALAGGLNALLLWRSLRRSGLYRPEPGWGGFLLRLVAACVAMAVGAGAAAWHRCVDRDRRCRCARRMAGTDDRCRCRLLRAGAGDAWAAAAASEALSRRARVARTGVVLRRLA; encoded by the coding sequence ATGAGCGCGCCCGATCCGTCCGCGGCGGCGCCATCGCCGGGAGAACCGTCCAGGGGCCGTCGCGGCGGCCTGCTGCGCTCGACCGCGGTGTTCAGCGCCATGACCCTGCTGTCGCGTATCGCCGGCTTCGCCCGCGACATGCTGCAGGCCACGCTGTTCGGCACCGGCGGCGCGATGAGCGCCTTCATTGTCGCCTACCGGGTGCCGAACTTCCTGCGGCGCGTGTTCGCCGAAGGCTCGATGGCGATGGCCTTCGTGCCGGTGCTCAACGAGATACGCGAACGCGACGACCGTGCGGCGCTGAAGTCCTTCATCGACCACATGGCCGGCGCGCTGTGCGCGGTGGTGCTGGTGGTCTGCGCCATCGGCATGCTCGCGGCCCCACTGATCGCCCGGCTGTTCGCCCCGGGCTGGGCGGACCAGCCGGAATTGCTCCAACAGACCGCTCAGATGTTGCGGATCACGTTTCCGTACCTGCTGTTCATTTCGATGATGTCGCTGGCGGCATCGATCCTCAACAGCACCGGCCGGTTCGGGCTGCCCGCGTTTACCCCGGTGCTGCACAACCTGACGATGATCGCCGCGATGCTGTGGCTGGCGCCGCGTTTCGAGGTGCCGCCAGTGGGCCTGGCCTGGGGTGTGCTGGCGGCGGGGGTGCTGCAGCTCGCGCTGCTGTGGCCATCGCTGGGCCGGCTCGGGCTGCGGCCGCGACTGCGGCCCGGTTTCGGCCATCCCGAGGTGCGCAAGGTCGGCCGGCTGATGCTGCCGACGCTGTTCTCCTCGTCCGTGGCGCAGGTGAACCTGATCGTCGGCACCGCGTTCGCCTCGGTGCTCGCCGCCGGCAGCGTCGACTGGCTGTACTACTCCGATCGCCTGATCGAATTCCCGCTCGGGCTGTTCGGCGTCGCCCTGGGCACGGTGATCCTGCCGCACCTGTCGCGCCGGCATGCCGCCGAGGACGCGTCCGGCTACAACGGCGCGCTCGACTGGGGCCTGCGGATGGCGCTGCTGGCGGGCGTGCCGGCAGGCCTGGGGCTGCTGCTGCTGGCCGAGCCGATCACCGCCACGGTCTACAACTACGGCCAGTTCAGCGCGTTCGATACGCGCATGGCGGCGGTGAGCCTCAGCGCCATGAGCCTGGGCGTGCCGGCCTTCATGCTGACCAAGGTGCTGGCACCGGCGTTCTACGCCCGCCAGGACACGAAGACGCCGATGCGCGCCGCGATCTGGACGGTGGTCGCCAACATCGTGCTGACCGCGGCGATCACCACACCGTTGTGGCTTGGCCGGGTGGACGGGGCCCACGGCGGTATTGCGCTGGCGACGGCGCTCGCCGGCGGTCTCAACGCGCTGCTGCTGTGGCGCTCGCTGCGACGTTCCGGGCTGTACCGGCCGGAGCCGGGCTGGGGTGGATTCCTGCTACGGCTGGTGGCCGCGTGCGTGGCAATGGCTGTCGGTGCTGGTGCTGCGGCATGGCATCGGTGCGTGGACCGCGATCGACGGTGCCGTTGCGCGCGTCGGATGGCTGGTACTGACGATCGGTGCCGGTGCAGGCTGCTACGGGCTGGTGCTGGTGATGCTTGGGCTGCGGCCGCGGCATCTGAGGCATTGAGTCGCAGGGCTCGGGTCGCGCGAACAGGAGTCGTGCTACGGCGGCTCGCGTGA
- the rpsT gene encoding 30S ribosomal protein S20, translated as MANIKSAKKRAKQTIVRNQRNNSQRSMLRTYVKKVLKALEANDAAGAQEAFNAAQPILDRFSARGLIHKNKAARHKSRLTARIKALKAA; from the coding sequence GTGGCCAACATCAAGTCCGCAAAGAAGCGCGCCAAGCAGACCATCGTGCGCAACCAGCGCAACAACAGCCAGCGCTCGATGCTGCGTACCTATGTCAAGAAGGTCCTCAAGGCCCTCGAGGCCAACGACGCCGCCGGCGCGCAGGAGGCTTTCAATGCAGCGCAGCCGATCCTCGACCGGTTCAGCGCACGTGGCCTGATCCACAAGAACAAGGCCGCCCGTCACAAGAGCCGCCTGACCGCCCGCATCAAGGCGCTCAAGGCCGCCTGA